A region from the Pseudopipra pipra isolate bDixPip1 chromosome 8, bDixPip1.hap1, whole genome shotgun sequence genome encodes:
- the GBF1 gene encoding Golgi-specific brefeldin A-resistance guanine nucleotide exchange factor 1 isoform X6 has translation MRGIVRMVDKNIYIVQGEINAVVGAIKRNARWSTHTHLDEERDPLLHSFSNLKEVLNNITELSEIEPNVFLRPFLEVIRSEDTTGPITGLALTSVNKFLSYALIDPSHEGTAEGMENMADAVTHARFVGTDHASDEVVLMKILQVLRTLLLTPVGAHLTNESVCEIMQSCFRICFEMRLSELLRKSAEHTLVDMVQLLFTRLPQFKEEPKSYMGTNMKKAYSILWKNKRVQLKMRAGGMSESSKWKKQKRSPRPPRHVTKVSPATEQSAGNASNSTGSGVAFIDAPSPSSSGSSENVSSAVSPVTDSGLELSSQTTSKEDLTDLDQVASLGLNAGMPSNEAKVTENQNQPELQNESLREEKIQSASVESIPEVLEECTSVAEHSDSASVHDMDYVNPRGVRFTQSSQKEGAALVPYGLPCIRELFRFLISLTNPHDRHNSEVMIHMGLQLLTVALESAPIANCQSLLGLVKEELCRHLFQLLSVERLNLYAASLRVCFLLFESMREHLKFQLEMYIKKLMEIITVENPKMPYEMKEMALEAIVQLWRIPSFVTELYINYDCDYYCANLFEELTKLLSKNAFPVSGQLYTVHLLSLEALLTVIDSTEAHCQAKVLSNIHQQEKEVVKPSPETINSTKETSNSIERVFSERRSSSAVSETAGACPPTSGCLMADQMKESCTELEGGSEAAEKSIPRKPTRFSCILPSPQELMQIKNKKKLLITGTEQFNQKPKKGIQFLQEKNLLATPIDNNEVARWLRENPRLDKKMIGEFVSDRKNIDLLESFVGTFSFQGLRLDEALRLYLEAFRLPGEAPVIQRLLEAFTEHWRKSNGSPFANSDACFALAYAVIMLNTDQHNHNVRKQNVPMTLEEFRKNLKGVNGGKDFEQDILEDMYHAIKNDEIVMPEEQTGLVKENYIWNVLLHRGATDEGIFLHVPPGSYDHDLFTMTWGPTIAALSYVFDKSLEETIIQKAISGFRKCAMISAHYGLSDVFDNLIISLCKFTALSSESIENLPTVFGSNPKAHIAAKTVFHLAHRHGDILREGWKNIMEAMLQLFRAELLPKAMVEVEDFVDPNGKIYLQREETPSNRGESTVLSFVSWLTLSGTEQSGMRGPSTETQEAKRAALECIKQCDPEKLITESKFLQLESLQELMKALISVTPDEETYDEEDAAFCLEMLLRIVLENRDRVTCVWQTVRDHLYHLCVHAMEFCFLVERAVVGLLRLAIRLLRREEISAQVLLSLRILLMMKPNVLSRVSHEVAYGLHELLKTNAANIHSGDDWYTLFTLLECIGSGVKPPAALQVTARADNDTGAQSDSEVSSSYHPSDMSLDRGYTSDSEVYTDHGKPGKMHRSVTDVDVMNSGWLVVGKDDIDTSRSTAGLSRLGPSPLVNQYSLTVGLDLGPHDTKSLMKCVESLSFIVRDAAHVTPENFELCVKTIRIFVEASLNGGYKSQEKRGKSHRYDSKSSRLKKKPKESSTRRSRVLSQHQAHTHSDEDEDESIPASYHTVSLQVSQDLLDLMHTLHTRAAGIYSSWAEEQRHLETAARKITADSRTLWSNCWCPLLQGIAWLCCDARRQIRMQALTYLQRALLVHDLQALDALEWESCFNKVLFPLLTKLLENISPADVGGMEETRMRASTLLSKVFLQHLSPLLSLTTFAALWLTILDFMDKYMHAGSSDLLLEAIPESLKNMLLVMDTAGIFHSADSRTGYSDLWEITWERIDCFLPRLRDELFKQTVIQDPVLNVPVEQQHQKSIVSALPPSPVGDVRSTTHLAPLEKPCEPGASESERPTAPASPTISTSASPSFPTSASTKTSPVTDIPPTTAQPPLILQPLASPLQVGVPPMTLPIILNPALIEATSPVPLLATPRPTDPMTTSEVN, from the exons ATCCCAGCCATGAGGGCACAGCAGAGGGTATGGAGAACATGGCAGATGCTGTCACTCATGCCCGATTTGTGGGCACAGATCATGCGAGCGATGAGGTTGTCTTGATGAAAATCCTACAG GTGTTGAGGACCTTGTTGCTCACTCCAGTGGGAGCCCACCTCACCAATGAATCCGTGTGTGAGATCATGCAGTCCTGTTTCCGCATATGCTTCGAAATGAGACTCAGCG AGTTATTGAGAAAATCTGCAGAGCACACTCTGGTCGACATGGTGCAGCTGCTCTTCACAAG GTTGCCTCAGTTTAAGGAAGAGCCTAAAAGCTACATGGGAACGAACATGAAGAAG GCTTACAGTATCTTATGGAAAAACAAACGAGTACAG TTGAAAATGAGAGCTGGAGGAATGAGTGAATCatcaaaatggaaaaagcagaagagatcACCAAGGCCTCCTCGACATGTAACTAAGGTCTCTCCTGCGACAGAACAGTCAGCAGGCAATGCTAGTAATAGCACAG GAAGTGGAGTTGCTTTCATAGatgctccttctcccagctcctctggaaGCTCAGAAAACGTTTCATCTGCAGTCAGCCCCGTTACAGACAGTGGTTTGGAGTTGTCCTCACAGACAACTTCCAAGGAAGACCTGACAGACTTGGATCAAGTCGCTTCTTTGGGACTTAATGCAGGAATGCCTTCAAATGAGGCCAAAGTcactgaaaatcaaaatcagCCCGAACTCCAG AATGAAAGTCTGAGGGAGGAGAAGATCCAATCAGCTTCTGTCGAGTCTATCCCTGAGGTCCTAGAGGAGTGCACATCTGTAGCAGAACATTCTGACTCTGCCTCAGTTCATGACATGGACTATGTAAATCCCCGGGGAGTACGTTTTACTCAGTCTTCCCAGAAAGAAG GAGCAGCTCTGGTCCCATATGGGTTACCATGTATTAGAGAACTGTTCCGCTTTCTTATCTCCCTCACCAACCCTCACGACCGCCACAACTCTGAGGTGATGATCCAcatggggctgcagctgctAACTGTTGCCCTGGAGTCAGCACCCATTGCAAACTGCCAGTCCCTCTTGGGACttgtgaaggaggagttgtgcCGGCATCTGTTTCAA CTGCTGAGTGTTGAAAGACTCAATCTGTACGCAGCTTCCCTCAGGGTGTGCTTTCTTCTCTTTGAGAGCATGAGAGAGCATCTGAAATTCCAGCTGGAG ATGTATATCAAGAAGCTGATGGAAATAATCACTGTGGAAAACCCAAAGATGCCCTATGAAATGAAGGAGATGGCTTTGGAAGCCATCGTTCAGCTGTGGAGGATTCCCAGCTTCGTGACCGAGCTGTATATTAACTATGACTGTGACTACTACTGCGCCAACCTCTTCGAGGAGCtcaccaagctgctctccaAG AATGCCTTCCCAGTTTCTGGACAGCTGTATACTGTTCATCTGCTGTCTCTGGAAGCATTGCTGACAGTGATAGATAGCACTGAAGCACATTGCCAGGCCAAAGTGCTGAGTAACATTCATCAACAAGAGAAGGAAGTTGTCAAACCCAGCCCAGAAACCATCAACAGTACTAAAGAAACAAGCAATA GTATTGAGAGAGTATTCAGTGAGAGAAGATCTTCCAGTGCAGTCTCAGAGACAGCTGGGGCATGTCCTCCCACGAGTGGATGCCTTATGGCTGACCAGATGAAGGAGAGCTGCACAGAACTGGAAGGAGGAAGTGAGGCAG CTGAGAAGAGTATCCCCAGGAAGCCTACTCGATTTTCTTGCATCCTTCCAAGCCCTCAGGAACTTATGCAGattaagaacaaaaagaag CTCCTGATAACCGGAACAGAGCAGTTCAACCAAAAGCCAAAGAAAGGGATACAGTTTCTGCAGGAGAAAAACCTTCTTGCCACCCCCATTGACAACAATGAAGTGGCCAGGTGGCTACGGGAAAATCCTCGCCTTGACAAAAAAATGATTGGGGAATTTGTGAGTGACCGCAAGAACATAGACTTACTGGAAAGCTTTGTTGG GACTTTCAGCTTCCAAGGTTTAAGGCTGGATGAAGCTTTACGACTTTATCTAGAGGCCTTTAGATTACCAGGAGAGGCTCCTGTAATCCAGAGACTGTTAGAAGCCTTCACAGAACATTGGAGG AAATCAAACGGGTCCCCATTTGCTAATAGTGATGCCTGCTTTGCCCTGGCCTATGCAGTTATTATGCTGAACACTGACCAGCACAACCACAATGTCCGCAAGCAGAACGTCCCAATGACTCTGGAG GAGTTTCGGAAGAACCTGAAAGGTGTGAATGGAGGCAAAGACTTTGAACAGGACATACTGGAAGACATGTATCATGCCATCAA AAATGATGAGATAGTGATGCCAGAAGAACAGACGGGCCTGGTGAAGGAAAACTATATCTGGAATGTCCTGCTACATCGTGGTGCCACGGATGAGGGAATATTTCTCCATGTGCCTCCTGGAAGCTATGACCATGATCTCTTCACCATGACATGGGGGCCAACCATTGCAGCACTTTCTTATGTTTTTGACAAGAGCTTAGAAGAAACAATAATCCAGAAGGCTATTTCTGGTTTCAG gAAATGTGCAATGATTTCTGCCCACTATGGCCTTAGTGATGTGTTTGACAATCTCATAATTTCTCTCTGCAAGTTTACAGCCCTCAGCAGTGAG TCTATTGAGAACCTGCCCACTGTTTTTGGAAGTAATCCCAAGGCCCATATTGCAGCAAAGACTGTGTTTCACTTGGCCCATCGCCATGGTGACATTCTGCGAGAGGGCTGGAAAAACATCATGGAGGCCATGCTACAGCTTTTccgagcagagctgctgcccaagGCCATGGTGGAG GTTGAAGACTTTGTGGATCCTAATGGCAAAATCTATCTGCAGCGTGAGGAGACACCATCTAACCG TGGTGAATCAACAGTACTGAGTTTTGTTAGCTGGCTCACCCTCAGTGGGACAGAGCAATCTGGTATGAGAGGGCCATCTACGGAAACACAGGAGGCAAAGCGAGCGGCTTTGGAATGCATAAAG CAATGTGATCCTGAGAAGTTGATCACAGAAAGCAAATTTCTCCAACTGGAATCCCTCCAGGAGCTCATGAAG GCTCTAATCTCTGTGACTCCTGATGAGGAGACATATGATGAAGAGGATGCAGCCTTCTGCTTGGAGATGCTTCTGCGGATTGTTCTAGAGAATAG GGACCGTGTGACCTGTGTCTGGCAGACTGTCCGAGACCACCTGTATCATCTCTGTGTCCATGCGATGGAGTTCTGCTTCTTGGTGGAGAGGGCAGTGGTGGGGCTGCTGAGACTGGCCATTCGACTCCTCCGTCGAGAAGAAATCAGTGCACAG GTTCTGCTCTCGTTACGTATCCTACTTATGATGAAGCCGAATGTGCTGTCCAGAGTTAGCCATGAGGTTGCCTATGGCCTCCATGAACTCTTGAAGACCAATGCTGCCAACATTCACTCTGGGGATGACTGGTACACACTCTTCACCCTCCTGGAGTGTATCGGGTCTGGGGTGAAGCcgcctgcagccctgcaggttACAGCAAGGGCAGATAACGACACAG GTGCTCAGTCAGACAGCGAGGTCTCCTCCTCCTATCATCCCAGTGACATGAGCCTGGACCGTGGCTACACCTCTGATTCAGAGGTGTACACAGACCACGGGAAGCCTGGCAAGATGCATCGCTCGGTGACAGATGTGGATGTCATGAACAGCGGCTGGCTGGTG gtggGGAAAGATGACATTGACACCTCCAGATCCACTGCTGGGCTCAGCAGGCTGGGTCCATCTCCTCTCGTCAACCAGTACAGCCTGACTGTGGGGCTGGATTTGGGCCCACATGACACGAAGTCTCTCATGAAATGTGTGGAGTCCCTGTCCTTCATCGTGCGAGATGCTGCCCATGTCACACCTGAGAACTTCGAGCTGTGCGTCAAAACGATACGGATCTTCGTGGAGGCGAGCTTGAATGGGG GCTACAAGTCCcaggaaaagagagggaagagcCACAGGTATGACAGTAAATCCAGtcggttaaaaaaaaagccaaaggagAGCTCCACACGGCGATCCCGGGTCTTGAGCCAGCaccaggcacacacacacagtgatgaggatgaggatgagagCATCCCTGCCAGCTACCACACTGTGTCTTTACAGGTTAGTCAGGAC CTCCTGGACCTCATGCACACCTTGCACACGCGAGCAGCCGGCATTTACAGCTCCTGGGCGGAGGAGCAGCGACACCTGGAGACGGCGGCCAGGAAAATCACAGCGGATTCCCGAACACTGTGGTCCAACTGCTGGTGTCCTTTGCTACAGG GTAttgcctggctgtgctgtgatGCCCGACGCCAGATACGGATGCAAGCACTGACTTACTTGCAGCGGGCCCTCCTGGTACATGACCTGCAGGCCCTGGATGCCCTGGAATGGGAGTCGTGCTTCAACAAG GTGCTGTTCCCACTGCTAACCAAGCTACTTGAGAACATCAGCCCAGCTGATGTTGGTGGAATGGAAGAAACTAGGATGAGAGCCTCAACACTACTGTCCAAG GTGTTCCTACAGCATCTCTCCCCACTGCTCTCACTGACCACCTTTGCTGCCCTGTGGCTCACAATCCTAGACTTTATGGACAAGTACATGCATGCTGGCTCTAGTGACTTACTG CTGGAGGCCATTCCAGAGTCTCTGAAGAATATGCTGCTCGTAATGGATACAGCTGGGATATTCCACAGTGCTGATTCACGGACAGGATACTCAGATCTCTGGGAGATCACTTGGGAGCGCATTGACTGTTTCTTACCTCGGCTGCGGGATGAGCTCTTCAAACAGACAGTCATCCAAG ATCCTGTCCTGAACGTACCAGTGGAGCAGCAGCATCAGAAATCAATAGTGTCTGCCCTGCCCCCTTCTCCTGTGGGGGATGTGAGATCAACCACCCACCTGGCTCCTTTGGAGAAGCCTTGTGAACCGGGTGCCAGTG aGTCCGAGAGACCCACTGCACCTGCCTCACCCACCATCAGCACCTCTGCCTCTCCTTCTTTCCCAACATCAGCTTCAACAAAGACAAGCCCCGTTACGGACATACCTCCTACGACAGCACAGCCACCACTCATCCTGCAGCCTCTTGCATCTCCCCTGCAGGTTGGAGTGCCACCTATGACTCTTCCAATCATTCTCAACCCAGCCCTAATTGAAGCCACCTCTCCTGTTCCCCTCTTAGCTACTCCACGGCCCACTGACCCCATGACAACCTCTGAAGTCAATTAG
- the GBF1 gene encoding Golgi-specific brefeldin A-resistance guanine nucleotide exchange factor 1 isoform X8, translating to MRGIVRMVDKNIYIVQGEINAVVGAIKRNARWSTHTHLDEERDPLLHSFSNLKEVLNNITELSEIEPNVFLRPFLEVIRSEDTTGPITGLALTSVNKFLSYALIDPSHEGTAEGMENMADAVTHARFVGTDHASDEVVLMKILQVLRTLLLTPVGAHLTNESVCEIMQSCFRICFEMRLSELLRKSAEHTLVDMVQLLFTRLPQFKEEPKSYMGTNMKKISPCLLNKLELSSGEQAKALNQLERVLLFKNLKLKMRAGGMSESSKWKKQKRSPRPPRHVTKVSPATEQSAGNASNSTGSGVAFIDAPSPSSSGSSENVSSAVSPVTDSGLELSSQTTSKEDLTDLDQVASLGLNAGMPSNEAKVTENQNQPELQNESLREEKIQSASVESIPEVLEECTSVAEHSDSASVHDMDYVNPRGVRFTQSSQKEGAALVPYGLPCIRELFRFLISLTNPHDRHNSEVMIHMGLQLLTVALESAPIANCQSLLGLVKEELCRHLFQLLSVERLNLYAASLRVCFLLFESMREHLKFQLEMYIKKLMEIITVENPKMPYEMKEMALEAIVQLWRIPSFVTELYINYDCDYYCANLFEELTKLLSKNAFPVSGQLYTVHLLSLEALLTVIDSTEAHCQAKVLSNIHQQEKEVVKPSPETINSTKETSNSIERVFSERRSSSAVSETAGACPPTSGCLMADQMKESCTELEGGSEAAEKSIPRKPTRFSCILPSPQELMQIKNKKKLLITGTEQFNQKPKKGIQFLQEKNLLATPIDNNEVARWLRENPRLDKKMIGEFVSDRKNIDLLESFVGTFSFQGLRLDEALRLYLEAFRLPGEAPVIQRLLEAFTEHWRKSNGSPFANSDACFALAYAVIMLNTDQHNHNVRKQNVPMTLEEFRKNLKGVNGGKDFEQDILEDMYHAIKNDEIVMPEEQTGLVKENYIWNVLLHRGATDEGIFLHVPPGSYDHDLFTMTWGPTIAALSYVFDKSLEETIIQKAISGFRKCAMISAHYGLSDVFDNLIISLCKFTALSSESIENLPTVFGSNPKAHIAAKTVFHLAHRHGDILREGWKNIMEAMLQLFRAELLPKAMVEVEDFVDPNGKIYLQREETPSNRGESTVLSFVSWLTLSGTEQSGMRGPSTETQEAKRAALECIKQCDPEKLITESKFLQLESLQELMKALISVTPDEETYDEEDAAFCLEMLLRIVLENRDRVTCVWQTVRDHLYHLCVHAMEFCFLVERAVVGLLRLAIRLLRREEISAQVLLSLRILLMMKPNVLSRVSHEVAYGLHELLKTNAANIHSGDDWYTLFTLLECIGSGVKPPAALQVTARADNDTGAQSDSEVSSSYHPSDMSLDRGYTSDSEVYTDHGKPGKMHRSVTDVDVMNSGWLVVGKDDIDTSRSTAGLSRLGPSPLVNQYSLTVGLDLGPHDTKSLMKCVESLSFIVRDAAHVTPENFELCVKTIRIFVEASLNGGYKSQEKRGKSHRYDSKSSRLKKKPKESSTRRSRVLSQHQAHTHSDEDEDESIPASYHTVSLQLLDLMHTLHTRAAGIYSSWAEEQRHLETAARKITADSRTLWSNCWCPLLQGIAWLCCDARRQIRMQALTYLQRALLVHDLQALDALEWESCFNKVLFPLLTKLLENISPADVGGMEETRMRASTLLSKVFLQHLSPLLSLTTFAALWLTILDFMDKYMHAGSSDLLLEAIPESLKNMLLVMDTAGIFHSADSRTGYSDLWEITWERIDCFLPRLRDELFKQTVIQDPVLNVPVEQQHQKSIVSALPPSPVGDVRSTTHLAPLEKPCEPGASESERPTAPASPTISTSASPSFPTSASTKTSPVTDIPPTTAQPPLILQPLASPLQVGVPPMTLPIILNPALIEATSPVPLLATPRPTDPMTTSEVN from the exons ATCCCAGCCATGAGGGCACAGCAGAGGGTATGGAGAACATGGCAGATGCTGTCACTCATGCCCGATTTGTGGGCACAGATCATGCGAGCGATGAGGTTGTCTTGATGAAAATCCTACAG GTGTTGAGGACCTTGTTGCTCACTCCAGTGGGAGCCCACCTCACCAATGAATCCGTGTGTGAGATCATGCAGTCCTGTTTCCGCATATGCTTCGAAATGAGACTCAGCG AGTTATTGAGAAAATCTGCAGAGCACACTCTGGTCGACATGGTGCAGCTGCTCTTCACAAG GTTGCCTCAGTTTAAGGAAGAGCCTAAAAGCTACATGGGAACGAACATGAAGAAG ATTTCTCCATGTCTCCTCAACAAACTGGAGCTAAGTAGTGGGGAACAGGCCAAAGCTCTGAACCAATTAGAGAGGGTATTGCTCTTTAAGAACCTGAag TTGAAAATGAGAGCTGGAGGAATGAGTGAATCatcaaaatggaaaaagcagaagagatcACCAAGGCCTCCTCGACATGTAACTAAGGTCTCTCCTGCGACAGAACAGTCAGCAGGCAATGCTAGTAATAGCACAG GAAGTGGAGTTGCTTTCATAGatgctccttctcccagctcctctggaaGCTCAGAAAACGTTTCATCTGCAGTCAGCCCCGTTACAGACAGTGGTTTGGAGTTGTCCTCACAGACAACTTCCAAGGAAGACCTGACAGACTTGGATCAAGTCGCTTCTTTGGGACTTAATGCAGGAATGCCTTCAAATGAGGCCAAAGTcactgaaaatcaaaatcagCCCGAACTCCAG AATGAAAGTCTGAGGGAGGAGAAGATCCAATCAGCTTCTGTCGAGTCTATCCCTGAGGTCCTAGAGGAGTGCACATCTGTAGCAGAACATTCTGACTCTGCCTCAGTTCATGACATGGACTATGTAAATCCCCGGGGAGTACGTTTTACTCAGTCTTCCCAGAAAGAAG GAGCAGCTCTGGTCCCATATGGGTTACCATGTATTAGAGAACTGTTCCGCTTTCTTATCTCCCTCACCAACCCTCACGACCGCCACAACTCTGAGGTGATGATCCAcatggggctgcagctgctAACTGTTGCCCTGGAGTCAGCACCCATTGCAAACTGCCAGTCCCTCTTGGGACttgtgaaggaggagttgtgcCGGCATCTGTTTCAA CTGCTGAGTGTTGAAAGACTCAATCTGTACGCAGCTTCCCTCAGGGTGTGCTTTCTTCTCTTTGAGAGCATGAGAGAGCATCTGAAATTCCAGCTGGAG ATGTATATCAAGAAGCTGATGGAAATAATCACTGTGGAAAACCCAAAGATGCCCTATGAAATGAAGGAGATGGCTTTGGAAGCCATCGTTCAGCTGTGGAGGATTCCCAGCTTCGTGACCGAGCTGTATATTAACTATGACTGTGACTACTACTGCGCCAACCTCTTCGAGGAGCtcaccaagctgctctccaAG AATGCCTTCCCAGTTTCTGGACAGCTGTATACTGTTCATCTGCTGTCTCTGGAAGCATTGCTGACAGTGATAGATAGCACTGAAGCACATTGCCAGGCCAAAGTGCTGAGTAACATTCATCAACAAGAGAAGGAAGTTGTCAAACCCAGCCCAGAAACCATCAACAGTACTAAAGAAACAAGCAATA GTATTGAGAGAGTATTCAGTGAGAGAAGATCTTCCAGTGCAGTCTCAGAGACAGCTGGGGCATGTCCTCCCACGAGTGGATGCCTTATGGCTGACCAGATGAAGGAGAGCTGCACAGAACTGGAAGGAGGAAGTGAGGCAG CTGAGAAGAGTATCCCCAGGAAGCCTACTCGATTTTCTTGCATCCTTCCAAGCCCTCAGGAACTTATGCAGattaagaacaaaaagaag CTCCTGATAACCGGAACAGAGCAGTTCAACCAAAAGCCAAAGAAAGGGATACAGTTTCTGCAGGAGAAAAACCTTCTTGCCACCCCCATTGACAACAATGAAGTGGCCAGGTGGCTACGGGAAAATCCTCGCCTTGACAAAAAAATGATTGGGGAATTTGTGAGTGACCGCAAGAACATAGACTTACTGGAAAGCTTTGTTGG GACTTTCAGCTTCCAAGGTTTAAGGCTGGATGAAGCTTTACGACTTTATCTAGAGGCCTTTAGATTACCAGGAGAGGCTCCTGTAATCCAGAGACTGTTAGAAGCCTTCACAGAACATTGGAGG AAATCAAACGGGTCCCCATTTGCTAATAGTGATGCCTGCTTTGCCCTGGCCTATGCAGTTATTATGCTGAACACTGACCAGCACAACCACAATGTCCGCAAGCAGAACGTCCCAATGACTCTGGAG GAGTTTCGGAAGAACCTGAAAGGTGTGAATGGAGGCAAAGACTTTGAACAGGACATACTGGAAGACATGTATCATGCCATCAA AAATGATGAGATAGTGATGCCAGAAGAACAGACGGGCCTGGTGAAGGAAAACTATATCTGGAATGTCCTGCTACATCGTGGTGCCACGGATGAGGGAATATTTCTCCATGTGCCTCCTGGAAGCTATGACCATGATCTCTTCACCATGACATGGGGGCCAACCATTGCAGCACTTTCTTATGTTTTTGACAAGAGCTTAGAAGAAACAATAATCCAGAAGGCTATTTCTGGTTTCAG gAAATGTGCAATGATTTCTGCCCACTATGGCCTTAGTGATGTGTTTGACAATCTCATAATTTCTCTCTGCAAGTTTACAGCCCTCAGCAGTGAG TCTATTGAGAACCTGCCCACTGTTTTTGGAAGTAATCCCAAGGCCCATATTGCAGCAAAGACTGTGTTTCACTTGGCCCATCGCCATGGTGACATTCTGCGAGAGGGCTGGAAAAACATCATGGAGGCCATGCTACAGCTTTTccgagcagagctgctgcccaagGCCATGGTGGAG GTTGAAGACTTTGTGGATCCTAATGGCAAAATCTATCTGCAGCGTGAGGAGACACCATCTAACCG TGGTGAATCAACAGTACTGAGTTTTGTTAGCTGGCTCACCCTCAGTGGGACAGAGCAATCTGGTATGAGAGGGCCATCTACGGAAACACAGGAGGCAAAGCGAGCGGCTTTGGAATGCATAAAG CAATGTGATCCTGAGAAGTTGATCACAGAAAGCAAATTTCTCCAACTGGAATCCCTCCAGGAGCTCATGAAG GCTCTAATCTCTGTGACTCCTGATGAGGAGACATATGATGAAGAGGATGCAGCCTTCTGCTTGGAGATGCTTCTGCGGATTGTTCTAGAGAATAG GGACCGTGTGACCTGTGTCTGGCAGACTGTCCGAGACCACCTGTATCATCTCTGTGTCCATGCGATGGAGTTCTGCTTCTTGGTGGAGAGGGCAGTGGTGGGGCTGCTGAGACTGGCCATTCGACTCCTCCGTCGAGAAGAAATCAGTGCACAG GTTCTGCTCTCGTTACGTATCCTACTTATGATGAAGCCGAATGTGCTGTCCAGAGTTAGCCATGAGGTTGCCTATGGCCTCCATGAACTCTTGAAGACCAATGCTGCCAACATTCACTCTGGGGATGACTGGTACACACTCTTCACCCTCCTGGAGTGTATCGGGTCTGGGGTGAAGCcgcctgcagccctgcaggttACAGCAAGGGCAGATAACGACACAG GTGCTCAGTCAGACAGCGAGGTCTCCTCCTCCTATCATCCCAGTGACATGAGCCTGGACCGTGGCTACACCTCTGATTCAGAGGTGTACACAGACCACGGGAAGCCTGGCAAGATGCATCGCTCGGTGACAGATGTGGATGTCATGAACAGCGGCTGGCTGGTG gtggGGAAAGATGACATTGACACCTCCAGATCCACTGCTGGGCTCAGCAGGCTGGGTCCATCTCCTCTCGTCAACCAGTACAGCCTGACTGTGGGGCTGGATTTGGGCCCACATGACACGAAGTCTCTCATGAAATGTGTGGAGTCCCTGTCCTTCATCGTGCGAGATGCTGCCCATGTCACACCTGAGAACTTCGAGCTGTGCGTCAAAACGATACGGATCTTCGTGGAGGCGAGCTTGAATGGGG GCTACAAGTCCcaggaaaagagagggaagagcCACAGGTATGACAGTAAATCCAGtcggttaaaaaaaaagccaaaggagAGCTCCACACGGCGATCCCGGGTCTTGAGCCAGCaccaggcacacacacacagtgatgaggatgaggatgagagCATCCCTGCCAGCTACCACACTGTGTCTTTACAG CTCCTGGACCTCATGCACACCTTGCACACGCGAGCAGCCGGCATTTACAGCTCCTGGGCGGAGGAGCAGCGACACCTGGAGACGGCGGCCAGGAAAATCACAGCGGATTCCCGAACACTGTGGTCCAACTGCTGGTGTCCTTTGCTACAGG GTAttgcctggctgtgctgtgatGCCCGACGCCAGATACGGATGCAAGCACTGACTTACTTGCAGCGGGCCCTCCTGGTACATGACCTGCAGGCCCTGGATGCCCTGGAATGGGAGTCGTGCTTCAACAAG GTGCTGTTCCCACTGCTAACCAAGCTACTTGAGAACATCAGCCCAGCTGATGTTGGTGGAATGGAAGAAACTAGGATGAGAGCCTCAACACTACTGTCCAAG GTGTTCCTACAGCATCTCTCCCCACTGCTCTCACTGACCACCTTTGCTGCCCTGTGGCTCACAATCCTAGACTTTATGGACAAGTACATGCATGCTGGCTCTAGTGACTTACTG CTGGAGGCCATTCCAGAGTCTCTGAAGAATATGCTGCTCGTAATGGATACAGCTGGGATATTCCACAGTGCTGATTCACGGACAGGATACTCAGATCTCTGGGAGATCACTTGGGAGCGCATTGACTGTTTCTTACCTCGGCTGCGGGATGAGCTCTTCAAACAGACAGTCATCCAAG ATCCTGTCCTGAACGTACCAGTGGAGCAGCAGCATCAGAAATCAATAGTGTCTGCCCTGCCCCCTTCTCCTGTGGGGGATGTGAGATCAACCACCCACCTGGCTCCTTTGGAGAAGCCTTGTGAACCGGGTGCCAGTG aGTCCGAGAGACCCACTGCACCTGCCTCACCCACCATCAGCACCTCTGCCTCTCCTTCTTTCCCAACATCAGCTTCAACAAAGACAAGCCCCGTTACGGACATACCTCCTACGACAGCACAGCCACCACTCATCCTGCAGCCTCTTGCATCTCCCCTGCAGGTTGGAGTGCCACCTATGACTCTTCCAATCATTCTCAACCCAGCCCTAATTGAAGCCACCTCTCCTGTTCCCCTCTTAGCTACTCCACGGCCCACTGACCCCATGACAACCTCTGAAGTCAATTAG